Proteins from a genomic interval of Epinephelus fuscoguttatus linkage group LG16, E.fuscoguttatus.final_Chr_v1:
- the aifm2 gene encoding apoptosis-inducing factor 2, whose amino-acid sequence MGGQASSVEDVHVVVVGGGFGGIAVAQQLKSGGLCFTLIDMRDAFHHNVAALRASVQPGFARRTFIPYAETFGDSFVQGRVQGVDTDRQTVVLEGGREIQYSHLILCTGTDGTFPGKFNTVASYQTAVQTYEDFVKQVQAAGSVLVVGGGSTGVEMAAEIKTEYPDKKVVLIHSRTVLADPQLLPSVRQQAKEVLLEKGVELLLGDKVANLLQLQLNVTQRNTEVRTERGDTLTTDLIICCTGLRVNSAAYASSFLGCLADNGALKVNDHLQVEGFSNVFAVGDCANVNEPKMAYHAGLHATVAVSNIINSLSGKELTSYRTGNVTMLLAMGRDDGVGQFNGLKLPRCLVALGKSRDLLLWKSWREMQQKQP is encoded by the exons aTGGGGGGTCAGGCCTCGTCAGTAGAGGACGTCCATGTCGTGGTCGTTGGCGGTGGATTCGGAGGCATCGCGGTGGCTCAGCAGCTGAAATCTGGAGGACTTTGTTTCACTCTGATCGACATGAGAGACGCTTTTCATCACAACGTGGCGGCGCTCAGAGCGTCCGTACAGCCTG GCTTCGCTCGGAGGACCTTCATCCCGTACGCTGAGACCTTTGGAGACAGTTTTGTTCAGGGACGAGTTCAGGGAGTCGACACCGACAGACAGACGGTCGTCCTGGAGGGAGGAAGG GAGATCCAGTACTCCCACCTCATTCTGTGTACTGGGACTGATGGAACCTTCCCCGGGAAGTTCAACACCGTGGCGTCGTATCAGACCGCCGTCCAGACATACGAGGACTTCGTCAAGCAG gtgcaggCAGCAGGCTCAGTGTTGGTGGTGGGAGGAGGGTCGACCGGTGTGGAGATGGCTGCTGAGATCAAGACCGAGTATCCGGACAAGAAG GTGGTTCTGATCCACTCCCGAACGGTGCTGGCCGACCCACAGTTGCTGCCCAGCGTCAGGCAGCAGGCGAAGGAGGTTCTGCTGGAGAAAGgggtggagctgctgctgg gtgacaAAGTTGCCAACCTGTTGCAGCTGCAACTAAACGTGACTCAGAGGAACACGGAGGTGAGGACAGAGCGAGGAGACACGCTGACCACAGATCTGATCATCTGCTGCACCGGGCTCAGGGTCAACTCTGCCGCCTACGCCTCGAGCTTCT TGGGCTGCCTGGCTGATAACGGAGCTTTGAAGGTGAACGATCACCTGCAGGTTGAAGGTTTCTCTAATGTCTTTGCTGTGGGCGACTGCGCCAATGTCAACGAGCCCAAGATGGCGTACCACGCCGGGTTGCACGCCACCGTCGCCGTGAGCAACATCATCAACAGTCTGAGCGGGAAGGAGCTGACCTCATATcgcacag GTAACGTCACCATGTTGCTGGCGATGGGCCGTGACGACGGTGTGGGTCAGTTTAACGGGCTGAAGTTGCCTCGTTGCCTGGTTGCTCTGGGGAAGAGTCGagatctgctgctgtggaagAGCTGGAGGGAGATGCAACAGAAGcaaccctga
- the LOC125903039 gene encoding elongation of very long chain fatty acids protein 6-like isoform X1 yields MLQVNETELPVLSEYSFERRFDERGAIEWMQANWSKSFVFSALYAALVFGGQHYMKPRPKMNLRRPLILWSLSLALFSIIGAIRTGSYMLHILSSSGFRQSICDQSFYNGPVSKFWAYAFVLSKAPELGDTAFIVLRKQKLLFLHWYHHITVLLYSWYSYKDMVAGGGWFMTMNYTVHALMYSYYAARAAGLCVPRPFAVLITSAQIGQMAMGLTVSALVYRWMQHGDCPSRLDNITWAAIMYLSYLLLFSNFFYQTYLRRRGDAKTRKAE; encoded by the exons atGCTGCAGGTGAATGAGACGGAGCTTCCGGTCCTGTCGGAGTACAGCTTCGAGCGGCGCTTTGACGAGAGAGGAGCGATTGAGTGGATGCAGGCTAACTG GAGCAAGTCTTTCGTGTTCAGCGCTCTGTACGCCGCCCTGGTGTTCGGAGGTCAGCACTACATGAAGCCTCGACCCAAAATGAACCTGCGGCGGCCGCTCATCCTCTGGTCGCTCAGCCTTGCCCTCTTCAG cATCATCGGTGCGATCCGGACCGGCTCCTACATGCTCCACATCCTGAGCAGCAGCGGCTTCAGACAGTCCATCTGTGACCAGAGCTTCTACAACGGACCCGTCAGCAAGTTCTGGGCCTACGCCTTCGTCCTGAGCAAAGCTCCAGAGCTCG GCGACACGGCGTTCATCGTGCTGAGGAAGCAGAAGCTGCTCTTCCTGCACTGGtaccaccacatcaccgtgcTGCTGTACTCCTGGTACTCCTACAAAGACATGGTGGCCGGCGGCGGCTGGTTCATGACCATGAACTACACCGTGCACGCGCTCATGTACAGCTACTACGCGGCGCGCGCCGCTGGCCTGTGCGTGCCGCGGCCGTTCGCCGTGCTCATCACCAGCGCTCAGATCGGTCAGATGGCGATGGGGCTGACGGTGAGCGCGCTGGTGTACCGCTGGATGCAGCACGGAGACTGCCCCTCCCGCCTCGACAACATCACCTGGGCTGCCATCATGTACCTCAGCTACCTGCTGCTCTTCTCCAACTTCTTCTACCAGACGTACCTGCGCCGCCGCGGGGACGCCAAGACGCGTAAGGCTGAGTAG
- the LOC125903043 gene encoding cystatin-C-like, producing the protein MMGPKTLLLVSLLAVLVVASAVGQQGRMLLGPWTDVSESDYELQQGLTSAIHYYNNHGSNNDYYFKPSTIIRARRQVFQDKYRYIVDLEMIKTGCRKQDYSNPFTCDLQPERGERRQCHPEFFMSHGEVDIKDFICDP; encoded by the exons ATGATGGGACCGAAGACGCTGCTGCTCGTCTCTCTGCTCGCCGTCCTGG tcGTGGCGTCGGCCGTGGGCCAGCAAGGCAGAATGTTGCTCGGGCCGTGGACGGATGTCAGCGAGAGTGACTACGAACTTCAGCAGGGTCTCACCAGCGCCATCCACTACTACAACAACCACGGATCAAACAATGATTACTACTTCAAACCCTCCACCATCATCAGAGCACGGAGGCAG GTTTTTCAAGACAAGTATCGGTACATCGTAGACTTGGAGATGATCAAAACCGGCTGCCGCAAACAAGACTACAGCAATCCGTTCACCTGTGACCTTCAGCCTGAGAGAGGCGAGCGGCGCCAG TGTCACCCTGAGTTCTTTATGTCACATGGAGAGGTCGACATCAAGGATTTCATATGTGACCCCTGA
- the LOC125903039 gene encoding elongation of very long chain fatty acids protein 6-like isoform X2 codes for MLECLRWIRLFRLKASQGQGQGQMMEELQILLHGSKSFVFSALYAALVFGGQHYMKPRPKMNLRRPLILWSLSLALFSIIGAIRTGSYMLHILSSSGFRQSICDQSFYNGPVSKFWAYAFVLSKAPELGDTAFIVLRKQKLLFLHWYHHITVLLYSWYSYKDMVAGGGWFMTMNYTVHALMYSYYAARAAGLCVPRPFAVLITSAQIGQMAMGLTVSALVYRWMQHGDCPSRLDNITWAAIMYLSYLLLFSNFFYQTYLRRRGDAKTRKAE; via the exons ATGTTGGAGTGTTTAAGGTGGATCCGGTTGTTCCGGTTGAAAGCCTCCCAGGGTCAGGGTCAGGGTCAGATGATGGAAGAACTACAGATCCTCCTTCATGG GAGCAAGTCTTTCGTGTTCAGCGCTCTGTACGCCGCCCTGGTGTTCGGAGGTCAGCACTACATGAAGCCTCGACCCAAAATGAACCTGCGGCGGCCGCTCATCCTCTGGTCGCTCAGCCTTGCCCTCTTCAG cATCATCGGTGCGATCCGGACCGGCTCCTACATGCTCCACATCCTGAGCAGCAGCGGCTTCAGACAGTCCATCTGTGACCAGAGCTTCTACAACGGACCCGTCAGCAAGTTCTGGGCCTACGCCTTCGTCCTGAGCAAAGCTCCAGAGCTCG GCGACACGGCGTTCATCGTGCTGAGGAAGCAGAAGCTGCTCTTCCTGCACTGGtaccaccacatcaccgtgcTGCTGTACTCCTGGTACTCCTACAAAGACATGGTGGCCGGCGGCGGCTGGTTCATGACCATGAACTACACCGTGCACGCGCTCATGTACAGCTACTACGCGGCGCGCGCCGCTGGCCTGTGCGTGCCGCGGCCGTTCGCCGTGCTCATCACCAGCGCTCAGATCGGTCAGATGGCGATGGGGCTGACGGTGAGCGCGCTGGTGTACCGCTGGATGCAGCACGGAGACTGCCCCTCCCGCCTCGACAACATCACCTGGGCTGCCATCATGTACCTCAGCTACCTGCTGCTCTTCTCCAACTTCTTCTACCAGACGTACCTGCGCCGCCGCGGGGACGCCAAGACGCGTAAGGCTGAGTAG